A genomic segment from Juglans regia cultivar Chandler chromosome 14, Walnut 2.0, whole genome shotgun sequence encodes:
- the LOC108989652 gene encoding L-ascorbate peroxidase, cytosolic, protein MVKKYPTVSAEYQKAVEKAKRKLRGLIADKKCAPLMLRLAWHSAGTFDVKTKTGGPFGTMKLGAELKHSANNGLDIAVRLLEPIKEQFPILSYADFYQLAGVVAVEITGGPEIPFHPGREDKTNPPPEGRLPDATLGSDHLRVVFGQQMGLCDQDIVALSGGHTLGRAHKERSGFEGPWTTNPLIFDNTYFTELLTGEKEGLLQLPSDKALLSDPVFRPLVDKYAADEDAFFADYTEAHLNLSELGFAEA, encoded by the exons ATGGTGAAGAAGTACCCTACCGTGAGCGCTGAATACCAGAAGGCCGTCGAGAAGGCCAAGAGAAAACTAAGGGGCCTTATCGCGGACAAGAAGTGCGCTCCCCTCATGCTCCGTCTGGC ATGGCACTCTGCTGGGACCTTTGACGTTAAGACAAAAACGGGAGGTCCCTTCGGTACCATGAAGCTAGGGGCCGAGCTCAAACACTCCGCCAACAATGGCCTCGACATCGCCGTCAGGCTCTTGGAGCCCATTAAGGAACAATTCCCCATCCTCTCTTACGCTGATTTCTACCAG TTGGCCGGCGTTGTTGCTGTTGAAATCACCGGTGGGCCCGAGATCCCCTTCCACCCTGGACGGGAG GACAAGACCAACCCGCCTCCTGAAGGACGTCTTCCAGATGCTACTTTGG GTTCTGACCACTTGAGGGTGGTATTTGGCCAACAAATGGGCCTCTGTGATCAGGATATTGTTGCACTTTCTGGTGGACACACTTTG GGAAGGGCCCACAAGGAGCGATCTGGCTTTGAGGGACCCTGGACTACCAACCCACTCATCTTTGATAACACATACTTCAC GGAACTACTGACTGGTGAGAAGGAAGGTCTCCTGcagttgccatctgacaaggcACTTCTCAGTGATCCTGTCTTCCGCCCTCTTGTTGATAAATATGCTGCG GATGAAGATGCATTCTTTGCCGATTATACAGAGGCCCACTTGAATCTCTCCGAGCTTGG ATTTGCTGAAGCCTAA